The Zea mays cultivar B73 chromosome 7, Zm-B73-REFERENCE-NAM-5.0, whole genome shotgun sequence DNA segment tcatttcttttcttttttttttctttcctctttatttccaaattcaaaattcaaattccaGTTAAAGTTCAAATTTCGTGATAATTTGTCTTCATCTTAAATGTTCAACTTAGACATGGTAAGGTGATCTTTACCTATTTTAATATTTATTTCATGTTCACTAGTGTTCTCTTTCTTAAATTCTGGAATTCAAATTTGGGTAATAAATTATTTCTATTCaccttatttttattttgtcatcacATGCACACACAATaatatccaacatgatgcatgatttatttaggtGGTATTGGTTATTTAATCCTCTTTTGATGGTGtttattcacatgtgatgataagtggATACAATATACACGTatacataaataaaataatttttctccttttatatgacctcttacaaattgggtattacatctGATCAGCAAATCTTAAGAACACATACAGAAGAACTGGAGCTAAGGGTTCTAGATTGGGTCTTGTCCAGACGGATAACTAAAAGAACTGGAGCTACTTGAGCTACGGATTCCATCTTGGacaaaaaataaaaccaaaattgACCACTAAATGACTAAACTGGACTTGAGCTACGAATTTCATCTTCACATATAGCATATAACATCTTCACATATAGCATATAACAGTAAACAAGACTAATATGCCTAAATTGACTAGTGAATGTCTAAACTGGAACTCAATCTTGACATTAAACCCGGTTTCCCTGCAAAAATTGACGGTTTACCGGTCTAAAATAACAGTTTGCAGGTCCAAAACGGTTTACGAGTGGTTTTCGGTTTTTATgattttttttcaaattttttaAATTTAGAACGAATTAAAAAAACCGTTGGTTAACCGAAACCACACTCTGATAGTTTTAGTAAATCGATCAATTTATCACCGATTTTCACCGGTTTTATAAACCATGTTCCTATCCAACCAAACTCCAAATTGATGCCAGCCTGCTACCAACACAAAGCGGCGGCATCTGTTATCTAAAAAAAACGGCGGCATCTGTCACAAGCACAATAGTCCCAAACTGAAAGCTGATACCACCACAGCTCTCCTAACTCAAATCGCACTCACACAATGCCAAACGGGCCCAACAAACTTGCAGACCCACTCGTCATCGCTACTCGCTCACACATGCGCGCCTTGGCACCTCGCCCCTCGCAGAGTCGCAGTCTACAGCAGCCGCGCAACCTTTGCCGCGCCCTGCACACCGGAGTCCAGGCGGCGCCCGGCCCAGCCCTCATGAATCTGGCCGCCTTTTCCTCCACCCTTGCCACGCTCCCCTGGTATGAGATGCCATCAATAAATTCCTCCGCAACTTTCTCGTCCTCACTGCTCCGCCGCTCGCTCTGCGCGTCGCTCCGGACGATCTCCCACATGGCCTCCGCCGCCGCCCCCACCTCCGCGCCCGTCGCCACCACCGAGAACGGCGCCGCGAAGGCGATAGAGCAGCGGCCCGTGCAGGTCCGTGCACCCGCTCTCTTCCTTCGTTGCCTATTTGGTTCCTGCGGCTGAGATTCGGTAGTCGCTTCCACATCGGCCGTTGTGTATGGGTGTTCAGGATGCTGGGACTTGGGATCGAGGGTGGGTttggggcgggggggggggggggggggggggcgctgaTAACTGAAGCGTAGCTTGACTATTTTCGGTATAGTGCAGTCATCGATTACTTGAGACGAACGATATTTTATGGAGAAGCGATTCTATAGTCCGACTGAAATTAACGACCTGTTTAGTTTGCGCATTTAATAAACGGAACCGATCACGATCACACGATGCATTCTGTTTGTTTCACCATCAGGAGAGGGTAAACAATCTTGTCCTTCAGACGACCAATGACACCCGATTTGTTCGTAATCAAAGAAAAAAGATCAAAATTGCTATCTGAATAAGTATTTATTTCATCCCTACGATTGCCTACTTGAAGAACGTCTGTTACGTATCGGGCATGGTATTTCATTTGGGCTTTGGCCTGTTAAACTTAATTAGGCTAGTTAATCCATGTATAACTTTTTTAGTTTCATTGGCAGGGGCCACGGCCCCTGCTGGCCCCTCCTTGTCTCTGCCACTGCATGGTTGATATGAGGTTATTTTGGAATACCTCAGGTTATGTAAGATCTTACCGAGTCAATGTTGAGGGCCTTTTGGTGAATCGGCAGCACGGATGTGGACCCAAATTGGGTGTGCCACTAATGCTGGGAAAAATTGAATCCATCCAAAACCATCTGTGACATGATAGCTCAAATAACACGCAGTATGTGCCAGGAAAAAGGGAAGCTATTTGTCGTGAACAAATTTGAACAGCTTTTCCTCGAACTATTTTATCAGTCGTGCCATTATTCATGCAATTAGTTAATGTCGATGAATTTATTTAGTTTATATGTTTCATTGTACTTGAGAAAAAAAGCCTATATGTTTCATTTATTTGTATGATATTGCTAATGAAAAaggcagctagctagctagctagcataTTTCTTAGATAGTTTATAGTAAAGCTGAGAAAGTGAGAAGGttttcatcctgctgaaactcttAACAGTTAGCACCCTTGTACCCATTTATACTTCATTACTGGTTACTGATTACTAGATGAGAAGTGGCATTGCCCTCAACAGGAGTATCAAATTATTGTCTTGCTTTCTGCATACATATCACAGAGCATTGCTACTAATTTTTATAGTTCGTGCTGTTGATACGTTTTGTTCCTTTTCTGCAATGTATTGCTATATCTCCATCTGCTTCTCCTTTATGTGTTTGTTACTTTGTTAGACATCTGATGATCTGAAAGATGTATGCTTCTTAGTCTCGCTGTTCATTAATTTTCATATTTTGTAATAAACCTGATTGCTGATACCAGTCAACCATGTGAATCTGTAACCCTATCCGGTGGACCACAGATTCCCTATGCACGCGATATTGTTCAATGCAAGGATTATTTATCCAATAATGTTGTAGGAGAAATTATATATATTCAATATGTAGGCTGCTCTAAAGTGCTTTATTGGTAGAATTTCTTTACTGTAGAATTGCTTTGCCTGTATAATCCAGTAAGATAGTGCCCAGCACTAAAAAGAGCATAGACATGCTGATGAACAGCCATGGCATTTATATGAGTTTCCTATGTCATCATGGCCAACATGCAAGCCATAAACATATAGTTTTTACCCTGGATATTTTTTCTCCTGCAAATGCTGCTAATTATCATCCTATTCGGCAATGCAGTGATTAGATAACATCATGCCATATTTCTTGCATGCAACCTTTTAGTTGTTTGGAATATTGTTGAATCACCATGCAGCTGAAGTTTCCCCTTCTTTTGGCATGCCTCAAACTTGTGAATGTAAAAGATTGAAATTATTCCCTGCATAAAGAAGAAAGACACATTGACATAAACATACTCAGATCAAAGCTACATTTGTGTGAATGCGCTCACACGCCTGTGTTCAAATCCCAGTTTGGGATGAATTGGGTGTTGCACTGGGGATTCCCCCCCTGAGGGGGCCGAGCCGGCGAGCATGTCAATGTGAGTAGCGTGTGTGCTCGGTAGATGAGTTCTGAGATTCCTTAGGCAGTCTCACATTTATTTGAGCGTGGGGTCAGTATAGGTGTCCATATGAGTCTTACATGTAAGTATGTAACATGGTATGCCAGTGCTCTGGCCAGATTCAAAAATAAAAAAGTTACATTTGCATTTTTGCAAGACACAGTGCAAAGCAAAATAACTTCATTAGGAACCGGCCCTCCGTCCATACCTCTAGCATAGGGTTCTGAGGTAAAGCCTATACTAATGCACTATTTCAAGATCCATGGTTTGTGCCGTCTGCCGTGGACTCTTTTGTGGGCTGGACCTACAAGTGAATCAAAAATAAAAGACAGTCGGTGTCCTCCACGTAATCTAAGGAGAGTTTAGGAAAGATGAGATTTATTTTGATTAATTGAGATATTTGAGGAAGGCCTGGATTATAAAAGCCAATAGTCTGTATTAGGAAAATGGTCAAAGAAGAATAAGACTCCTGCCGGGAGTCCTCTTCGGTCTAGCCAGGGAATTCACCCCTGCCACCGTGGAGGACAATCGTCCATTGCCACACTACCCTCTTCGATCTCTTCTTCAATCTCATCTGCTGCTGTGATCTCCCTTGGGCACACCTCGCTGACTGTGCGACATCAGTTTGATACTGAATAGGTATAAGATTTCTTGACATAAAATCCAGCAGTCCATCCTGAGGGCATGGTTTGCCTACTTTGATTTTTTCTTCTTGTCTCAGACCTTGAAAAATGATAATCATTTCAGCTTGACATGGAAGTGTTGTTCTATACAGTACTTGTATTTATTTACAATTCATAAGTAATAAGTTGACTTTAGTTTCGCATTCTGATTGACCGTGCCTTGTTCAATATGGATATGACAGATGATAACTGATGAGTATTTTTGACTTGTCATCCTGAGGTCTCATGTAGAGTTCATGATCAATTTTCTGTTTCCATGTCCAGTGTACATTATTCATGAAAGAATAttttatgaaagttttagtaataggGTGATCAAACGAAACTCCTGTCTTAGATGTGATTTTATTATGTCTGTCCTTTATAGCAGTGGGTTTATTTGCAGCCAAAGTAGACTACCTTGACTTTCAATTTGGTCGGTTTCTCCCATGCATGTTGCAAGAATACCTTGAGCTTGGAATTTGACCCATGTTCGATTCCTCCATTGCAGGTCGCAGAGCGGCTGGAAAAGTTCAAGACAACAATTTTCACTCAGATGAGCATGCTTGCCATCAAGCATGGAGCAATAAACCTTGGCCAGGGCTTTCCGAATTTTGATGGCCCAGACTTTGTGAAAGAGGCCGCAATTCAAGCTATCAATGCTGGGAAGAATCAGTACGCAAGAGGGTTTGGTGTGCCTGAACTGAACTCGGCTATCGCTGAAAGGTTCCTGAAGGACAGTGGATTGCAAGTTGACCCTGACAAGGAAGTCACTGTTACATCTGGATGCACTGAGGCAATAGCTGCAACCATACTAGGTCTGATCAATCCTGGCGACGAGGTGATACTGTTCGCCCCATTCTACGATTCATACGAGGCTACACTGTCGATGGCCGGTGCCAACGTGAAGGCCATTACCCTCCGCGCTCCAGATTTCGCGGTCCCGCTTGAGGAGCTGGAGGCTGCAGTCTCCAAGGACACGAAAGCGATAATGATAAACACGCCGCACAACCCAACCGGGAAAATGTTCACCAGGGAGGAGCTCGAATCCATCGCCGCCCTCTGCAAGGAAAACGACGTTTTGCTGTTCTCAGATGAGGTCTATGACAAGCTGGTGTTTGAGGCTGACCACATATCCATGGCTTCTATCCCGGGCATGTACGAGAGGACGGTGACCATGAACTCTCTGGGGAAGACGTTCTCTCTTACAGGATGGAAGATCGGGTGGGCAATCGCGCCGCCGCACCTGACATGGGGCCTCAGGCAGGCGCACTCGTTCCTGACGTTCGCCACCTGCACACCGATGCAGGCGGCGGCCGCGGCGGCTCTGagggcaccggacagctactacgACGAGCTGAAGAGGGACTACAGCGCGAAGAAGGCTATCCTGCTGGAAGGACTCGAAGCCGCAGGGTTCATCGTCTACCCATCGAGTGGGACATACTACATCATGGTCGACCACACCCCGTTCGGTTTCGACAGCGACGTAGAGTTCTGCGAGTACTTGATCCGCGAAGTCGGCGTCTGCGCTATACCGCCCAGCGTGTTCTACCTCGACCCCGAAGAGGGAAAGAAATTGGTGAGGTTCACCTTCAGCAAGGACGAAGGCACGCTGCGGGCCGCGGTCGAGAGGTTGAAGGCGAAGCTCAGGAGGAAATGAATGAAGGGGGGATTACATGTTTGTGGCTGGTGATTGTTGAATAATCTGTGCTGGGTTTCAACTGCGCCCGGATGCCTGTACTGTCTCTTTTTTTTTTTGCTAGCAATAGTTATGCTGCCAGCGACTTCATGCCTAGTGTCGTTACTATTTGTTTTGTCTGTGTGTAAGCAGATGGCGATGGATCAGGATACCTGCCGGCTGCCGCTACACTTTTGTAACCTATGGAGCAATTTGTGTCCGCTGTCTGTTCACCCTTGTCAACCTGTCCTATACGTCACGTTCGGAGCGGCCAATAAAATAAGCTGATCAAACCAGATCCTCGCAACAGCGAGCTTGTTCTTGTACGTACCTCGCAACAGTGAGGCCGCTGTGCTGGAGAGACTCGTAGCTGTGACTGTGAGAGCCCCTTTTAAGTGCACAGCGTTTTATTTTATCCCCGTCGCATGATTCCGCACGACTACACGTCTGCACTTGTCGCATCTCTATCCAGCAATCCACAGCGATGAGACACCATCGTGCCCAACCACCAAAACCGGTAAAGAAAAAACCATGGcatagaaagaaaaaaaaaacattcATCAATCACTCGAAGCGTATGCGCGCCCATACGGCCACATTCGTCTCACGATGCGATGCGATGCGATGCCTTATCCCTTCCAGGTTCACACCTCAGACTAGTCAGGCAGACAGTCAGTCACCACGCCGC contains these protein-coding regions:
- the LOC100276369 gene encoding uncharacterized LOC100276369; the protein is MNLAAFSSTLATLPWYEMPSINSSATFSSSLLRRSLCASLRTISHMASAAAPTSAPVATTENGAAKAIEQRPVQVAERLEKFKTTIFTQMSMLAIKHGAINLGQGFPNFDGPDFVKEAAIQAINAGKNQYARGFGVPELNSAIAERFLKDSGLQVDPDKEVTVTSGCTEAIAATILGLINPGDEVILFAPFYDSYEATLSMAGANVKAITLRAPDFAVPLEELEAAVSKDTKAIMINTPHNPTGKMFTREELESIAALCKENDVLLFSDEVYDKLVFEADHISMASIPGMYERTVTMNSLGKTFSLTGWKIGWAIAPPHLTWGLRQAHSFLTFATCTPMQAAAAAALRAPDSYYDELKRDYSAKKAILLEGLEAAGFIVYPSSGTYYIMVDHTPFGFDSDVEFCEYLIREVGVCAIPPSVFYLDPEEGKKLVRFTFSKDEGTLRAAVERLKAKLRRK